A window from Thermoanaerobaculales bacterium encodes these proteins:
- a CDS encoding nitroreductase family protein, with translation MSLEFRSVVAGRFSCRSFTADPVPRPRVLEILEAARSAPSAGNLQPWRFVVVTDDSHRQALAAAAFGQAFVAAAPVTVVVCAVPAESARGYGSRGRDLYCLQDTAAAVENMLLAVTAAGLGACWVGAFDEQSAQRALELDPEWRPIAMVPIGVPAEAPPKRRRRPLEAVTRWI, from the coding sequence ATGAGCCTGGAATTCCGCAGCGTGGTGGCCGGCCGCTTCTCGTGCCGCTCGTTCACGGCCGACCCCGTGCCCCGGCCGCGGGTCCTGGAGATCCTCGAGGCGGCACGCTCGGCGCCGTCAGCCGGCAACCTCCAGCCCTGGCGCTTCGTGGTGGTGACCGACGACAGCCACCGGCAGGCGCTGGCCGCTGCGGCCTTCGGCCAGGCCTTCGTCGCCGCCGCGCCGGTGACGGTCGTGGTGTGCGCGGTGCCGGCGGAGAGTGCCCGCGGATACGGGTCCAGGGGACGCGATCTCTACTGCCTCCAGGACACCGCGGCGGCGGTCGAGAACATGCTGCTCGCCGTCACCGCGGCCGGGCTGGGGGCGTGCTGGGTCGGCGCCTTCGACGAGCAGTCCGCTCAGCGGGCGCTCGAGCTCGACCCGGAGTGGCGGCCGATCGCGATGGTCCCGATCGGCGTGCCTGCGGAGGCGCCTCCCAAGCGCCGGCGCCGCCCGCTCGAGGCTGTCACCCGCTGGATCTGA
- a CDS encoding DUF309 domain-containing protein — MAIMDPSRIPIGRAHLDEGDRRRLLRLELLVAAGRFDEAQETAEELWLEATDAHKRLYQGLSNALTAVCARQSRQLRGARQIADQTGSMLAPFPRRALDLELDALIESVRDFVARGEGPVLLRRQGGGQHGERGS; from the coding sequence ATGGCGATCATGGACCCCAGCCGCATCCCGATCGGGCGAGCTCACCTCGACGAGGGCGACCGGCGCCGGCTGCTGCGGCTCGAGCTGCTGGTGGCTGCGGGACGCTTCGATGAGGCCCAGGAAACGGCCGAGGAGCTGTGGCTGGAGGCGACCGACGCCCACAAGCGCCTCTACCAGGGCCTGTCCAACGCCCTCACCGCCGTCTGTGCCCGGCAGTCGCGCCAGCTCCGGGGCGCGCGGCAGATCGCGGACCAGACCGGATCGATGCTGGCGCCCTTCCCGCGCCGGGCGCTCGACCTCGAGCTCGACGCGCTCATCGAGTCGGTGCGGGACTTCGTGGCGCGCGGCGAAGGGCCAGTTCTGCTGCGGCGGCAGGGCGGCGGCCAACACGGCGAACGAGGTTCTTAA
- a CDS encoding protein kinase: protein MRRFGKYLLLDKISTGGMADVYRAKLVGIRGFTKTLAIKRIHPHLLERTRFLRMFTDEAKIASRLVHPNIVQIYDLGEEEGIPYIAMEYVPGRDLFRVVQKLVSQRQRCPWRLATRVISETCAGLYYAHEFRSLDGQPQEIVHRDVSPRNILISYSGEVKLTDFGIARARDREEHTELGVIKGKVRYISPEGAAGGKVDGRSDLYSLGVVFTEMMTMAPFREAPNDMAMLLDIRQGKFDRSRIARLPGPLGRVIERTLAVDPADRYPDANALREDLLRSVDDDSRPLSDAELKRFMANLYAEEIAAEQETERRAEQLWRDPDLQAVPRGREAADGRPAAGEGGNPLALNLPGVPRVRVPAPSPLNVRKPDLEGDLLHMPVPRLLQRLRNARETGQLDLIRDPVRKTVFFESGEPSFAVSNIEREFFGEYLVARGALTREQHAAVLDRAAREGLRFMEAALALQVVSPNQIYRFLADQIRERILEVFAWTGGSYGFYRGLLPPEPGMPLNLRTFTLIHEGVQDRVPLVVIRRELERFLRHNMVLDGNDLPSDLQLSGRQQRLIRAIESEQSTAAELIKREKDEEQILRLLYMLHQIERIEFVEADA from the coding sequence ATGAGGCGTTTCGGCAAGTACCTCCTCCTGGACAAGATCTCGACGGGCGGCATGGCCGACGTCTATCGGGCGAAGCTCGTCGGCATCCGCGGTTTCACCAAGACGCTGGCCATCAAGCGCATCCACCCCCACCTGCTCGAGCGCACGCGCTTCCTGCGCATGTTCACCGACGAGGCGAAGATCGCCTCGCGCCTGGTCCACCCCAACATCGTCCAGATCTACGACCTTGGCGAGGAGGAGGGCATCCCCTACATCGCCATGGAGTACGTGCCCGGCCGCGACCTCTTCCGGGTTGTGCAGAAGCTGGTTTCCCAGCGGCAGCGCTGCCCGTGGCGGCTCGCCACCCGGGTGATCAGCGAGACCTGTGCCGGGCTCTACTACGCTCACGAGTTTCGGTCGCTCGACGGCCAGCCCCAGGAGATCGTCCACCGCGACGTCAGCCCGCGCAACATCCTGATCTCCTACAGCGGCGAGGTGAAGCTGACCGACTTCGGGATCGCCCGCGCCCGCGACCGCGAGGAGCACACCGAGCTCGGGGTGATCAAGGGAAAGGTGCGCTACATCTCCCCCGAGGGCGCCGCCGGCGGGAAGGTCGACGGGCGCAGCGATCTCTACTCGCTCGGCGTCGTCTTCACCGAGATGATGACCATGGCGCCGTTCCGCGAGGCGCCGAACGACATGGCGATGCTGCTCGACATCCGCCAGGGCAAGTTCGACCGCAGCCGCATCGCCCGCCTGCCGGGGCCGCTCGGGCGTGTGATCGAGCGCACCCTGGCGGTCGATCCCGCCGACCGTTACCCGGACGCCAACGCCCTTCGCGAAGATCTCCTGCGCAGCGTCGACGACGACAGCCGTCCCCTGTCGGACGCCGAGCTCAAGCGCTTCATGGCGAACCTCTACGCCGAGGAGATCGCCGCCGAGCAGGAGACCGAGCGCCGCGCCGAGCAGCTGTGGCGCGATCCGGACCTGCAGGCGGTGCCCAGGGGCCGGGAGGCGGCCGACGGGCGGCCGGCGGCGGGCGAGGGTGGCAATCCTCTCGCCCTCAACCTGCCGGGCGTGCCGCGGGTCCGGGTGCCTGCTCCGAGCCCGCTCAATGTCCGCAAGCCCGACCTCGAGGGCGACCTGCTGCACATGCCGGTGCCGCGGCTGCTGCAGCGGCTGCGCAACGCGCGCGAGACCGGCCAGCTCGACCTGATCCGAGATCCGGTGCGCAAGACCGTGTTCTTCGAGAGCGGCGAGCCGTCGTTCGCGGTCTCCAACATCGAGCGCGAGTTCTTCGGCGAGTACCTGGTGGCGCGGGGCGCGCTGACCCGCGAGCAGCACGCGGCGGTGCTCGACCGGGCCGCCCGGGAAGGGCTCCGCTTCATGGAGGCCGCGCTCGCGCTCCAGGTGGTGTCCCCCAACCAGATCTACCGATTCCTTGCCGATCAGATCCGGGAGCGGATCCTCGAGGTCTTTGCCTGGACCGGCGGGAGCTACGGCTTCTACCGCGGCCTCCTCCCTCCCGAGCCCGGGATGCCGCTCAATCTGCGCACCTTCACCTTGATCCACGAGGGCGTCCAGGACCGCGTGCCGCTGGTCGTGATCCGTCGCGAGCTGGAGCGGTTCCTGCGCCACAACATGGTGCTCGACGGGAACGACCTCCCGTCCGACCTCCAGCTGTCCGGCCGCCAGCAGCGGCTGATCCGTGCCATCGAGTCGGAGCAGTCGACGGCCGCCGAGCTGATCAAGCGCGAGAAGGACGAGGAGCAGATCCTGCGCCTGCTCTACATGCTGCACCAGATCGAGCGCATCGAGTTCGTCGAAGCCGACGCCTGA
- a CDS encoding VWA domain-containing protein produces the protein MLSRRLAGAGLAVLAMAVVWPASAQQADGGAPAGGAPVSFEPADEPGALPAFRGELDVSLINLFVTVVDSKGAPVQGLAPEDFEVFEDGAPVTITNFEAIDRRELVPVDAAVEQAGGEETPPATAHKGRYVALLFDNESLERRTRREVLRSLESFVEEGIEQSDSFLIALNTGSLEVVKPFTSNGPGLKAALRGVAEMPSAGDALKKSKRYLKRSVYNEEIYRSSQRAGGNANQEGGQLPSSELSYSKAVAQRLLTEINNVRQREYERIRQSLRVADELLRAVAGIEGRKAVVWVGEDLAMRPMLDVYNVWYSRMQPLASVMPVIEPAMWGEEVKLDREFAALAASAQASGATFYIIDASDRDRELATADFTPPSAVSVLLSESVGGGAWTPGANLADIRDLTEGAEYVAVATGGSMFGNTRDVDRVVDTLADQVATYYYLGYRRDGPPDGRRHDVNIRVRGDGMRVRHHDQVLDRTEPQRLADLAVARLRLDIGGNDLGLQVSLEEPEPTDGKRFVQPIQLAMPVDRLVLVPDADRHIGQILVAVAVLDGEGNTAPAHLVRLRLTIPSDRYSEDAIAVQRIRLLMREDTRRIAVSVRDEVSGIEASQAVTLGEWEMPADGS, from the coding sequence GTGCTGAGCCGAAGGTTGGCTGGGGCGGGTCTGGCCGTGCTCGCGATGGCCGTGGTGTGGCCCGCCTCCGCCCAGCAGGCCGATGGCGGCGCTCCGGCAGGCGGGGCCCCGGTGTCCTTCGAGCCGGCGGACGAGCCCGGCGCGCTTCCCGCCTTCCGGGGAGAGCTCGATGTCAGCCTCATCAACCTCTTCGTGACGGTCGTGGACTCCAAGGGTGCGCCGGTCCAGGGGCTCGCGCCCGAGGACTTCGAGGTCTTCGAAGACGGCGCGCCGGTGACGATCACCAACTTCGAGGCGATCGACCGGCGGGAGCTGGTCCCGGTCGATGCCGCGGTCGAGCAGGCAGGGGGCGAGGAGACGCCGCCGGCCACGGCGCACAAGGGACGCTACGTGGCCTTGCTGTTCGACAACGAGAGCCTCGAGCGCAGGACCCGGAGGGAGGTGCTGAGGTCGTTGGAGTCGTTCGTCGAGGAGGGGATCGAGCAGAGCGACTCCTTCCTGATCGCCCTCAACACCGGCTCGCTGGAGGTCGTCAAGCCCTTCACCTCCAACGGTCCCGGCCTCAAGGCCGCGCTGCGCGGCGTCGCCGAGATGCCGTCCGCCGGCGATGCCCTGAAGAAGAGCAAGCGCTACCTCAAGCGCTCGGTCTACAACGAGGAGATCTACCGCAGCTCGCAGCGGGCGGGCGGAAACGCCAACCAAGAGGGCGGCCAGCTGCCGTCCTCCGAGCTCTCCTACTCGAAGGCCGTTGCGCAGCGGCTGCTGACCGAGATCAACAACGTCCGCCAGCGCGAGTACGAGCGGATCCGGCAGTCGTTGCGGGTGGCCGACGAGCTGCTGCGCGCGGTGGCCGGGATCGAGGGCCGCAAGGCGGTGGTGTGGGTGGGCGAGGACCTGGCGATGCGGCCGATGCTCGACGTCTACAACGTCTGGTACAGCAGGATGCAGCCGCTGGCGTCGGTCATGCCGGTCATCGAGCCGGCCATGTGGGGCGAGGAGGTCAAGCTGGACCGGGAGTTCGCGGCGCTCGCGGCATCCGCTCAGGCATCCGGCGCCACGTTTTACATCATCGATGCGAGCGACCGCGATCGCGAGCTCGCCACCGCCGACTTCACCCCGCCGAGCGCGGTCTCGGTCCTCCTCTCCGAAAGCGTGGGGGGCGGCGCCTGGACCCCCGGCGCGAACCTCGCCGACATCCGCGACCTCACCGAGGGCGCGGAGTACGTGGCGGTCGCGACCGGCGGCTCGATGTTCGGGAACACCCGCGACGTGGACCGGGTGGTCGACACGCTCGCCGACCAGGTCGCGACCTACTACTACCTGGGCTACCGGCGCGACGGGCCGCCCGACGGCAGGCGCCACGATGTCAACATCCGGGTGCGTGGGGACGGCATGCGAGTGCGCCACCACGATCAGGTTCTCGACCGCACCGAGCCGCAGCGGCTCGCCGACCTCGCGGTCGCCAGGCTGAGGCTCGACATCGGCGGCAACGATCTCGGCCTGCAGGTGTCGCTCGAGGAGCCCGAACCCACCGACGGCAAGCGCTTCGTCCAGCCGATCCAGCTCGCGATGCCGGTGGACCGGCTGGTGCTGGTGCCGGACGCGGATCGCCACATCGGGCAGATCCTGGTGGCGGTGGCGGTGCTCGACGGCGAGGGGAACACCGCGCCGGCCCATCTGGTCCGGCTTCGCCTGACGATCCCGTCGGACCGTTACTCGGAGGACGCCATCGCCGTCCAGAGGATTCGTCTGCTGATGCGCGAGGACACCCGGCGCATCGCGGTCAGCGTGCGCGACGAGGTGTCGGGGATCGAGGCCTCGCAGGCGGTCACGTTGGGCGAATGGGAGATGCCGGCCGACGGGTCGTAG
- a CDS encoding universal stress protein, whose translation MAYRRIVAAVALQRYLDFTPISLRIRDLAALLAQASGASLTVLSVDAPVELLPGVETTADKLERFCEPLRAAGTEVAILMREGRPSRVIPEVVAELGADLLVVGTHSKRGPVDVGLGSTVSALDRDLAATVLLVRPTSAEQEAARELMIPRYPLVFPYG comes from the coding sequence ATGGCCTACCGACGGATCGTGGCCGCAGTGGCGCTGCAACGGTACCTCGACTTCACGCCGATCTCCCTGCGCATCCGCGATCTCGCCGCGCTGCTGGCGCAGGCCTCGGGCGCGTCGCTCACCGTCCTGTCGGTCGACGCCCCGGTCGAGCTGCTGCCGGGGGTTGAGACGACCGCGGACAAGCTCGAGCGCTTTTGTGAGCCGCTGCGCGCCGCCGGCACGGAGGTCGCGATCTTGATGCGCGAGGGCCGGCCAAGCAGGGTCATCCCCGAGGTTGTCGCGGAGCTGGGGGCCGACCTGCTGGTCGTCGGCACCCACAGCAAACGGGGGCCGGTGGACGTTGGCCTCGGCAGCACGGTCTCGGCGCTCGACCGTGACCTCGCCGCGACCGTCCTCCTGGTCCGTCCGACGTCCGCCGAGCAGGAGGCGGCCCGCGAGCTGATGATCCCCAGGTACCCGCTGGTGTTCCCGTACGGCTAG
- a CDS encoding thioredoxin domain-containing protein, whose translation MRIDVTRPSVALLILTALAAAPIASAATEHADVALISQGREVTLEEHLVPGKLVVFDFFADWCAPCRYLTPLLERLAEQHPDRLALRKVDVIDWSSPVARQHGLSALPHLVLFGPDGARLAEGDAERVLAALNSELGGTVAGVPAARGQRVPAPVWLALVAALVIGSIALRRRVRTPATVETREGRRPEPAGSGSPRIWFAVVQGSLDGPYTIEQLVELGRSGVLEGHAPVRRRGDATWRRLDDVTREH comes from the coding sequence ATGAGGATCGACGTGACTCGACCTTCCGTGGCGTTGCTGATCCTGACTGCGCTCGCGGCTGCCCCGATCGCGAGCGCGGCGACCGAACATGCCGACGTCGCGCTCATCAGCCAGGGCCGGGAGGTCACGCTCGAGGAGCACCTGGTGCCCGGCAAGCTGGTGGTGTTCGATTTCTTCGCCGACTGGTGCGCGCCGTGTCGCTACCTGACCCCGCTCCTCGAGCGGTTGGCCGAGCAGCACCCGGACCGGCTGGCCCTGCGCAAGGTCGATGTCATCGACTGGTCGAGCCCGGTAGCGCGTCAGCACGGCCTCTCCGCCCTGCCGCACCTGGTCCTGTTCGGGCCCGACGGCGCCCGTCTCGCGGAGGGAGACGCCGAGCGGGTGCTCGCCGCCCTCAACTCGGAGCTCGGCGGCACGGTCGCCGGCGTGCCGGCCGCGCGTGGCCAGAGGGTGCCGGCGCCGGTCTGGCTGGCGCTGGTCGCGGCGCTGGTCATCGGCTCGATCGCGCTGCGGCGGCGCGTGCGGACGCCGGCCACCGTGGAGACGCGGGAGGGCCGGCGGCCCGAGCCGGCAGGGAGCGGCTCGCCGCGGATCTGGTTCGCGGTGGTGCAGGGCAGCCTCGACGGGCCCTACACGATCGAGCAGCTCGTCGAGCTCGGGCGGTCGGGAGTGCTCGAGGGCCACGCCCCGGTGCGGCGGCGCGGCGACGCCACCTGGCGCCGGCTCGACGACGTCACTCGCGAGCACTGA